The SAR324 cluster bacterium genomic interval TCCCGCCTGTTCACGTAACGTAGCAGCCTTGTCTGTTTTTTCCCAAGAAAACTCCTCCAGTTCCCTCCCAAAATGTCCGTAAGCCGATGTTTTTCTAAAAATTGGCCGAAGCAAATTTAAAGCTTTGACAAAACGTCCAGGTTTCATCTCAAAATTTTTCCTAATCAACCCTGAAATTTGCTCTTCATGAATTGTATTCGTCCCAAATGTATCCACAGATACTGAGACTGGCTCAGCAACCCCAATTGCGTAAGCCAACTGAACTTCACATCTCTGCGCCAGGCCTGCAGCCACCACATTTTTAGCAATATACCTGGCCAAGTATGCTGCTGATCGATCTACCTTGGATGGATCCTTACCGGAGAATGCACCACCCCCATGCCGACCCATCCCACCATAGGTATCAACAATAATTTTTCTACCTGTTAATCCTGCATCGCCTTGAGGACCTCCAATCACAAATCGCCCTGTCGGGTTTAGATGATATTGAATGTTACCCTTGTCAAATTGGGGTGGAATTACCATCGCAATCACCTCCTTCTTCAAATCATCATGTAAACGAGACTGTTCAATCTCTGGAGCATGCTGTGTACTAATCACGATAG includes:
- the metK gene encoding methionine adenosyltransferase, with protein sequence MRELLFTSESVTEGHPDKIADNISDAILDAMLTEDPSSRVACETLVTTGMVVVAGEVRTTAQVDFQRVVRQTIKEIGYTNSAMGFDCDTCAVLIALDQQSTDIAQGVDENDGKEQGAGDQGLMFGYACDETPELMPLPISLAHQLTARLTEVRKNGTLPYLRPDGKSQVTVRYVDGKVVEVNAIVISTQHAPEIEQSRLHDDLKKEVIAMVIPPQFDKGNIQYHLNPTGRFVIGGPQGDAGLTGRKIIVDTYGGMGRHGGGAFSGKDPSKVDRSAAYLARYIAKNVVAAGLAQRCEVQLAYAIGVAEPVSVSVDTFGTNTIHEEQISGLIRKNFEMKPGRFVKALNLLRPIFRKTSAYGHFGRELEEFSWEKTDKAATLREQAGI